CCCAAACCCCCGGCCCCCCCACCCCCGTACGCTCACCCCCAGACCCGTACCCCAGAAGGACCCGTGAGCGCCAACTCCCTGCTCCCCGCACTCACCGCAAAGACCCGCCTCGAAGCTCACCCGGCGCCGGGGATGGCGGCGACGATGACGGCGACGGCCCCCTGCCCCTGCGGGACCATGGACAAGGTCCTCGCCGACCGCGACGACGGCACCGTCGTCCGCCACGGCGACACGGTGGCCAAGGCCCACGCCCCCGGCACAGACCCCACCGAACTCTCCCGCCGCCTGGCGGCCACCACGCACCCCGCCCTCCGCGGCATCCTCCTCACCCCACTCAGCCCGGCCCCCGTCGCCCTCCACGGCCGCCAGGTCACCTTCTGGCCGTACGGCAGCCCCGTAGACCCGGAGAACCCGGACGCGGCCCCCTGGGAGGCCGCCGCCACCCTGCTGGCCCGCCTGCACCGCACCCCCGCTCCGCACGGCCTGCCGCCCATGCGCGGCCCCCGCAAGGCGGCCACCGCGATCGCCCGGCTCAGGGCGGCCGGCCCGCACCCGGCCGCCGCCCCCGTCCTGCGCGCCTGGGCCGGCCTGCCCGCCTGGGCCCGCGCCGAGGCCCCGATGCCGGAGGCCACGACCCTGTGCCACGGGGACCTGCACCTCGGCCAGCTCGTCCGCCACCCCGCGCCGGCCGGCCCCTGGCTTCTCATCGACGTCGACGACCTGGGCGTCGGCACTCCGGCCTGGGACCTGGCCCGCCCGGCCGCCTGGTATGCATGCGGTCTGCTCCCGCCCGACGAGTGGCTGCGCTTCCTGACCGCCTACCGGCGCGCGGCCGGGCCGGCCGTCCCCGCCGACGGCGACCCCTGGCCCGCCCTCGACGTCGCGGCCCGCGCCCTCACCGTGCAGACGGCGGCCCTGGCCATCGCCAAGTCCGCCGCCGCCGGGCAGCCGTTGGACGAGGTCCAGCAGGCCGTCATCGACGCCTGTGACCGAATGGGCACCGCCCCGCCCGAGTTGGCGCACGGTTTGCCGACGTAGGGTGCAACCGACCGAAGCCGGACAGAGTCTGTCCTGGCGGAAGCAGTACCGACCGGCGAGGAGTTGAGCCGAGCATGCAGTGTCCGAAGTGCCATGCGCCGATGAACACGTACAACCGCAATGGCGTCCAGATCGAGCAGTGCAGCGGCTGCCGCGGGATATTCCTGGACTACGGCGAGCTGGAGGCGCTGACCCGCCTGGAGTCGCAGTGGTCGCAGCCCGCCCCGCCTCCGCCCGCCCCGGGTGCCTACCCCTCCGCTCCCGCGCCCGCCTGGGGCGCCCCGCAGCACGGCGGACACGGAGGTCACGGCGGTCACTACGGCGGCCACCACCGCCAGAAGAGCTTCGGCCGGATGCTCTTCTCGTCCTGATCCCGTCCTGAGGACGACGAAGCCCCCGACCGTACGAGACGGCCGGGGGCTTCGGCTGGTGCGCGATACTGGGATTGAACCAGTGACCTCTTCCGTGTCAGGGAAGCGCTCTCCCGCTGAGCTAATCGCGCAGGTCGCGCGGCCGGAGCCACACTTGCTGCTGGTACTGCGTGCGCGATACTGGGATTGAACCAGTGACCTCTTCCGTGTCAGGGAAGCGCTCTCCCGCTGAGCTAATCGCGCGGGTTCGGATCTCTCCGGAACTGCTGGAAGATCCAGTGGACGATACTGGGATTGAACCAGTGACCTCTTCCGTGTCAGGGAAGCGCTCTCCCGCTGAGCTAATCGTCCTTGGAGGTGGAGACGGGATTTGAACCCGTGTAGACGGCTTTGCAGGCCGTTGCCTCGCCTCTCGGCCACTCCACCAGGAGTGTAGGGGTTCGGGACGATCCCCCACTTCCTGCGAGCGGACGACCAGGTTCGAACTGGCGACCTCAACCTTGGCAAGGTTGCGCTCTACCAACTGAGCTACGTCCGCTTGTCGTTTCCGTTTCGCTTGCGCGTCCCGGCGACGTGTTGAACTCTAGCGGATTCCGGGGCCAGCACAAAAACGCGTTTGTGCAGCGTGCTGCGCTCTGTCTGCCCGAGGGTCCGCCCAAGGACACGGTCAGGGCACCCGCACGTCACCCGCCCTAGACTCGACTGCGTGCTCGATCTCCCTCCTCTCGCCCGCTTCGGCGGCCTCGTCGCGACCGGTCTCCGCGACGTCACCAGCGATCCCGCGGCCTTGGACTCTACGGGTTTCTGGGCCGTCTCGGCCGACTTCGAAGGGCGTCTGATCTGCGCCCGCTTCGGAGACGTGCGAGAGGAGCCGGTTCCCGCGCCGGTACCTGGGCGGTGGCGGGGGCCCTCGGCAGGTGACTGGAAGTCGTCCCTCGACCGCGCCGCGTACACCGCGGGCGTACGCCGCATCCGCGAGCACATAGCCGCCGGCGAGGTCTATCAGGCCAACCTCTGCCGTGTGCTCTCCGCGCCCGTCGCCCCCGACGCCGACGTCGACGCACTGACCGCGCTGCTCGCCCGCGGCAACCCGGCGCCGTACGCGGGAACGATCCGCCTGCCCGGCCACGGCGTCGAGATCGCCACCGCGTCCCCCGAACTCTTCCTGAGCCGCGGCGGCCGGGTCGTCGAGTCGGGCCCGATCAAGGGCACCGGACGCACCGAGGCGGACCTCCTGGAGAAGGACTACGCCGAGAACGTCATGATCGTGGACCTCGTCCGCAACGACATCGGCCGGGTCTGTGCCACCGGCACCGTGACCGTCCCCGACCTGTGCGTCGTCGAGAAGCACCCGGGCCTCGTCCACCTCGTCTCCACCGTCCACGGCGAACTGCGCTACGACGTCGGCTGGCCCGAGCTCCTCGCCGCCGCCTTCCCGCCCGGCTCGGTCACCGGCGCCCCCAAGTCCAGCGCCCTGCGGATCATCGAGGCTCTGGAGACCGCGCCCCGCGGCCCGTACTGCGGAGGCATCGGCTGGGTCGACGCCGACCGCGGCACCGGAGAGCTCGCCGTCGGCATCCGCACCTTCTGGATCGACCGCGAGGAAGGGGTCCTGCGGTTCGGGACGGGCGCGGGCATCACCTGGGGCTCGGACCCCGAAGGGGAGTGGCGGGAGACCGAACTGAAGGCCTCCCGACTGCTCGCGGTAGCGTCGGGGACGTACGAGGCGAGCGGGGAGACCCTGACGAGCTGTGTCCATCCAGCGGACGCAGCGGGCGACAGGGGCTCCGCCGTGGGCCGGCCCCCCGGCCGAAAAGACACCTCGGACGACGCATCCGGCACATTCCTGCGAGGTAGACACCAGTGAAGCTTTGGCTCGACGGCGAGCTGCAGGAGATCGAGACCGCCCGCGTCTCCGTCTTCGACCATGGACTGACCGTCGGCGACGGCATCTTCGAGACCGTGAAGGCGGTCGACGGGCGGCCGTTCGCGCTGACCCGCCACCTCGACCGGCTGACCCGCTCGGCCCGCGGCCTCGGCCTGCCCGACCCCGACCTCGACGAGGTGCGCCGCGCCTGCGCCGCCGTCCTCGAGGCCAACCCGATGCCGCTCGGCAGGCTCCGCATCACGTACACCGGCGGCCACGGCCCGCTCGGGTCCGACCGCGGCGAGCACGGCCCGACCCTGGTCGTCGCCCTCGGCGCGTCCGCCCGGCGCCCCGACTCCACCGCCGTCGTCACGGTCCCCTGGACCCGCAACGAGCGCGGCGCCCTCACGGGCCTCAAGACCACCTCGTACGCCGAGAACGTCGTCGCCCTGGCCCGCGCGCGCGAACAGGGGGCGACCGAGGCGCTGTTCGCCAACACGGTCGGTCAGCTCTGCGAGGGAACGGGGTCCAACGTCTTCGTCGTCCTCGACGGCGAGATCCACACCCCGCCGGTCGCCTCCGGCTGCCTCGCCGGCATCACGCGCGCGCTCACCGTCGAGTGGACCGGCGCCAAGGAGACCGACCTGCCGCTGGACGTCCTGGAGCGCGCCGACGAGGTCTTCCTGACCTCCACGCTGCGGGACGTACAGGCCGTGCACCGCGTCGACCGCCGTGAACTCCCGGGCGCGCCGGGCCCGGTGACCGCCAAGGCGATGCGCATCTTCGACGAGCGGGCCGGGGACGACCTCGATCCGTAGGGATCGCCGCTCAATATCCGGATGACGGCACGCCCTCGGGCGGGTAGAACACCCCTGATGACCACCACCCTGCGGCCGGTCGAGCCGCTTCAGCACGCCGTCGACGGGACGCGCTCGCGCCGCTTCCAGGTATGTGTCAACAGCCGTCCCGTGGGCGAGATACACCTCGCGACGGGCTCCCGCTTCGGGCCGTCCGTCGCCAAGATCCACGAGCTCCGCATCGAGGAGCCGGACCGCCGGCGCGGCCGGGGCACGGTGGCCGCGCTCGCCGCCGAGGAGGTGGCCCGCGGCTGGGGGTGCCGGCAGATCGAGGTGGCCGTCCCCGGCAACGCCGAGGCCGGGCTCAGACTCACCAAGGCGCTCGGATACGTCACCCGCAACCGCCGCATGGAGAAGGCGCTCGACGGCACCCCGCCCGGCCTTCCCGAGGGGAGCGTCGGGCGCCCCATGACGCGGGCCGAGTACGACGCCTGGGACGGGCACGCCAGGGAGGGGTACGCGCAGGACTGGATCCGGCGCGGCGTGCCGGAGGCCGAGGCGTACGCCAAGTCGAACCGGGACCACGACCAGTTGCTGCCGCAGGGGCTCGCCACCGAGAACACGCACTTCAGCGTCCTGGAACACGAAGGCACGCCGGTCGGCGACCTGTGGCTGGGGGAGCACTTCGGGCACGCCTACGTCTACAACGTCGAGGTCCACGCGGCCCATCGGGGCCGGGGCCACGGCCGTACGCTCATGCTGCTCGCCGAAGCCCAGGCGGTGTCCGCCGGCGAGAACCGCATCGGTCTCAACGTCTTCGCGGGCAACGCCCCGGCCGAGCGGCTCTACGCGTCACTCGGCTACGAGACGACGACGTACTTCCTGTACAAGGACCTGCTTTGAAGTTCTCTCCCGGATGAATCCGGGAGATTCTCCCCTGGATCGCTCCGGGGAGTTTGACAGGTCATGCCTGTCCAGCGACGACCCTTCCGGCCGCAGGAGCAAGTACGGGACTCACTCGGATTGTTGGGGACTTGGTTGTCGCCCCCGACGATGCACTGAGCGTACCAAATGCATTACGGAGTGATGCGGCGGTGCTGTGCATTGTCCGTTGCAGTGGTCCACAGTCGTCGTCCGCTGTCGGGGGCGGCGTCACTGCTCCTGGTCGGCCAGCAGCCGGTCGGTGATCTCCTCGATGCGCTCGCGCAGGCCCTCCTGGCTCTTGCCGCCGTCGAGGCGTTCGCCGCCGATGACGTACGTCGGGGTGCCGGTCACGCCGATCGCCTTGCCCTCGGCCTGGTCGGCGTCGACGATCAGCATGTGCCGGCCGTCGATCAGGGCCGTGTCGAACTCCTCGGCGTCCAGGCCGAGTTCACGGGCCACCTCGACCAGGAAGGGTTCTCCCTTATGGTCCAGCTCCTCGACGCGGCCGAGTACGGCCTCGACGTACGGCCAGGCCTTGCCCTGTTCCGCGGCCTCCTCGGCGGCCTGTGCGGCGGCGAAGGCGTGCTTGTGCCTCTCCAGGGGGAAGTGCCGCATCCGCAGCTCCAGACGGTCGCCGTAGCGGGCACGCAGCTCGCGCAGGTCGGCTAGGGCGCTGCGGCAGTCGGGGCACTGGAGTTCGCACCAGACGTCCAGGACGACGGGGAGGGTGGCGGAGGAGTCGTTCATGGAGACCAGTCTCCCAGCCACGGCGGTCGCGGCCCAACCGGGACCGGGGGCGTGCCTTCGTCACTCCGGCCGGGATCGACGAGGACCAGCTGGATCGACGAGGACTGATCAGGCGCTCGGACGACCGGGACCTGGGGAGGACGCCGACCCGGAGATGTCCCTGAGGTGCACCCGGAGCATGGCATATCGGGCGTCGGGCGGTGCAGGATGGAGGGGACGAACGGACCCTGCCCGACCGAGCCCTGCCTGGAGGACCGGATGATTGCCGAGACAGTCTGTTCAGCCGTCTCCGCGGCCGGCCTGGGCATCGCCGCGATCACGGCCTACCGCAAGCGCTTCCTGGCGGCCGTCCGCATCGCCGCCTACTCGCTCGTGCCGATCGGCCTGGTGATGACCGGGGTGGTCGAATGGCTGGCCGACACCGCGTTCAGCCCGACCGCGTGGGCCGGCTTCGCCGTGCTTGCCGTCTCCTGGCTGTTGTTCATGACCACGCGGGTTGTTCAGCGGCGTCGGGGCGGGACACGGAAGGAACGCAAGGCGGCGGCGAGGGCCGCTCAGCGCGAGGCGGTGGCCCCCTCGGCCTCGGTGCCCTCGCTGGCCCCGAGCACCCGCCCGGCCGCCGGTCCCACGACGACGTCTCGTGCCACCGGCTCCGGGGACGACTTCAGCGACATCGAGGCCATCCTGAAGAAGCACGGCATATGACCGGCTGAAACACGCAAGGGTTCGCGGGCGCTTCGCGGAGTGCGCCGAAGCGTTCATGTTCGAGCGCCTCCGTCACATGATCGAGCGAACTCCCGTACATTCCGGGCGTGTTGATCGCGCGAGGGGTGTCGGCTGCGCCATCATCGCCGCGAGATGCTGGACACAACACAGAGCGACACCGCCGCCCCGTCCGAGGAGCGGCGTGGTTGTCTCTTCGCGCTCTCCCAGCCGCCGCTGATGATCTTCCTTGCGGTGATCGGCTGTCTGCTGCTCATGGCTTCGCTGCACGACCTGCTGCTGCTCTGAGCCGTACACGGAGCCCCTGGCGCCACCCGCCGAGGGCTCCGTCAGTCCGCCGCTTCCTGTCAGCCCGCCGCTTCCTTGCGGCGCGCGCGGTACGCGGCCACGTGGAGGCGGTTTCCGCAGGTGCGGCTGTCGCAGTAGCGGCGGGAGCGATTGCGGGAGAGGTCGACGAAGGCGCGCCGGCAGTCCGGGGCCTCGCAGCGGCGCAGCCGCTCCTGCTCCCCGGCGACCACGAAGAAGGCCAGCGCCATCCCGCAGTCGGCCGCGAGATGGTCCGCGACGGAGGCACCCGGCGCGAAGTAGTGGACATGCCAGTCGTAGCCGTCGTGATCCGTGAGCCGGGGCGTGGTGCCCGCCGCGGCGACCAGTTCGTTGATGAGCTCGGCGGCGGTCCGCGGATCGTCGGCCGCGAAGATCCCGGCGAACCGCCCGCGAACCTTGCGCACGGCGGCGAGATCGTGCTCCGACAACACGCCGACATCACTGATTTCGTGCTTTCGTACGAAATCAGCGAGGGACGTCACATCCGCGAGCCCATCCGTCGTCTCGTCCTCCGGGGCGGTGTTCACCAGGTCCACCACGGCGTCGAGCGCGCACCGGGTGTCGTGGGTGATCAGCACGTTTCGCTCCCTGGCCTGGGGGGTCGGGCAGGCGCCCGCCGATGCTGGCCGATGGTAGTGGCTTCACGGTCCGGGTGAGGGGCGGTGGGGAGCCGGGCGCAGGGGGACGGGCGGCAGGCGGGGTGCGGGGCGCGCAGGGGCGTGCCTGGGTGCGCACGGGCGCCGCCTCCGCGGTTAGCCCGCGACGACGGCGCCTGTGTGCCCTATGCGGTTGTCTAGGCCCGAGCCGTCTCCCCGAGTGGACGGCGCCGGGCGGCTCTGTGGGGCCGCGCTAACTCTCGGCCAGGATGTGTGAGAGCTCCGTGTCGAGATCGAAATGCCGGTGTTCCGTGCCCGGGGGCACGGCGGCGTCCGTTCGCTTCAGGAACGACTCCAGGGCCCGCGCCGGGGCCTCGAGCAGGGCCTCGCCCTCCGGGGAGCTCAGGGCGATGCATACGACGCCCTGGCCATGGCTGCGGGACGGCCAGACTCGGACGTCTCCGGTACCAGTGGGCCGATGCAGGCCCTCGGCGAGGAGGTCGCGGGCGAACACCCACTCGACGGTTTCCTCGGCTCCGGTGTGGAAGGTGGCGTGCACGGCGTAGGGATCGGCCGTGTCATACCGCAGTCCTGCGGGTACAGGCAGTGAGGACTCGCTCGACACAACGAGGCGCAGGTGCAGCTCGCAGCTGACCGTGGTGTTCATAAGCGCCAGGGCCTTTCGCTCAGTGTGCGCTCGGGGATTCGCACGTCGGCGAAATCGACATGCCACCTACGGTGCCGTTGTAAACCCCTCTGAGTGTTTTGCGTGCCTTTACGTAACTCATCCGGCCGAGAGTGCGTTCGCCGGATAGGGCCATTCCGGTGACTGGTTCCTCTCGGGTAAGGTTTGGCCGTATGAATACGGGGAGTGACGAGCCGGGCAAGATCGCCACGGCTGACGACAGGATGAAGGGCGAACGGGAGCTCGGCTCACGGGCGCCGGAATTCATCAAGGCGCGACGCGTGCTGCACCTGAGCTGGCAGGTGGGCGTCTTCGTCGTGGGACTCGCGGTGGTCGTCGCGGGCGTGATCATGCTTCCGCTGCCGGGGCCGGGCTGGCTGGTGATCTTCGGCGGCATGGCGATCTGGGCGACCGAGTTCGTCTGGGCGCAGCTGGTGCTCCGCTGGACGAAGCGCAAGGTCACGGAGGCGACGCAGCGGGCGCTCGACCCCGAGGTGCGGCGTCGCAACATCATCCTCACCACCGTCGGCCTGGTGATCATCACGGTTCTTGTCGGCGTCTACGTCTGGAAGTTCGGCATCGAGATGCCCTGGAACATCAAGGAATGACGCAGCCCCTCGGGCGCTGCCCTGAGGGGGCGCGGATGGTCGAAGCGCCCTCTGACATGGGGTAATGTTCTACGTGCGCCCGGGCGATTAGCTCAGCGGGAGAGCGCTTCGTTCACACCGAAGAGGTCGCTGGTTCGATCCCAGTATCGCCCACCACCGCGATAGGCGGCCTGGTCCACGGAATACGTGGACCAGGCCGCCTTCGTCGTTTCTGCGTCGTCTGTGCGGCGACGCCGCACCTGGAACTCTTTCTTCCTGATGTCCAAGTAACACTTGAAATCCGTCCGCTTGGTGCGGTCGTCAGAACCCTGCCAGACATAACGGATCGTCACCGCCCCGCACTCCGCAAGACTCTGACGGCAATTCGCCGGGTGTTGTCCGGAATGCCATCGGCTTCCTGTGCAAGTAGGACGCGAAGAATATGCCGCCGTAGGGGCTCAGGAGTCAGTCCATCTTCCCCAGTACCTCCCGCACGCGGCGCGCGTCGCGAATGCGCTGCTCGTACGTCGCTCCCAGGGTGAGCAGC
This genomic interval from Streptomyces dengpaensis contains the following:
- a CDS encoding aminoglycoside phosphotransferase family protein; the encoded protein is MSANSLLPALTAKTRLEAHPAPGMAATMTATAPCPCGTMDKVLADRDDGTVVRHGDTVAKAHAPGTDPTELSRRLAATTHPALRGILLTPLSPAPVALHGRQVTFWPYGSPVDPENPDAAPWEAAATLLARLHRTPAPHGLPPMRGPRKAATAIARLRAAGPHPAAAPVLRAWAGLPAWARAEAPMPEATTLCHGDLHLGQLVRHPAPAGPWLLIDVDDLGVGTPAWDLARPAAWYACGLLPPDEWLRFLTAYRRAAGPAVPADGDPWPALDVAARALTVQTAALAIAKSAAAGQPLDEVQQAVIDACDRMGTAPPELAHGLPT
- a CDS encoding zf-TFIIB domain-containing protein — its product is MQCPKCHAPMNTYNRNGVQIEQCSGCRGIFLDYGELEALTRLESQWSQPAPPPPAPGAYPSAPAPAWGAPQHGGHGGHGGHYGGHHRQKSFGRMLFSS
- a CDS encoding chorismate-binding protein, with the protein product MLDLPPLARFGGLVATGLRDVTSDPAALDSTGFWAVSADFEGRLICARFGDVREEPVPAPVPGRWRGPSAGDWKSSLDRAAYTAGVRRIREHIAAGEVYQANLCRVLSAPVAPDADVDALTALLARGNPAPYAGTIRLPGHGVEIATASPELFLSRGGRVVESGPIKGTGRTEADLLEKDYAENVMIVDLVRNDIGRVCATGTVTVPDLCVVEKHPGLVHLVSTVHGELRYDVGWPELLAAAFPPGSVTGAPKSSALRIIEALETAPRGPYCGGIGWVDADRGTGELAVGIRTFWIDREEGVLRFGTGAGITWGSDPEGEWRETELKASRLLAVASGTYEASGETLTSCVHPADAAGDRGSAVGRPPGRKDTSDDASGTFLRGRHQ
- a CDS encoding aminotransferase class IV, encoding MKLWLDGELQEIETARVSVFDHGLTVGDGIFETVKAVDGRPFALTRHLDRLTRSARGLGLPDPDLDEVRRACAAVLEANPMPLGRLRITYTGGHGPLGSDRGEHGPTLVVALGASARRPDSTAVVTVPWTRNERGALTGLKTTSYAENVVALARAREQGATEALFANTVGQLCEGTGSNVFVVLDGEIHTPPVASGCLAGITRALTVEWTGAKETDLPLDVLERADEVFLTSTLRDVQAVHRVDRRELPGAPGPVTAKAMRIFDERAGDDLDP
- a CDS encoding GNAT family N-acetyltransferase, which codes for MTTTLRPVEPLQHAVDGTRSRRFQVCVNSRPVGEIHLATGSRFGPSVAKIHELRIEEPDRRRGRGTVAALAAEEVARGWGCRQIEVAVPGNAEAGLRLTKALGYVTRNRRMEKALDGTPPGLPEGSVGRPMTRAEYDAWDGHAREGYAQDWIRRGVPEAEAYAKSNRDHDQLLPQGLATENTHFSVLEHEGTPVGDLWLGEHFGHAYVYNVEVHAAHRGRGHGRTLMLLAEAQAVSAGENRIGLNVFAGNAPAERLYASLGYETTTYFLYKDLL
- a CDS encoding DsbA family protein, giving the protein MNDSSATLPVVLDVWCELQCPDCRSALADLRELRARYGDRLELRMRHFPLERHKHAFAAAQAAEEAAEQGKAWPYVEAVLGRVEELDHKGEPFLVEVARELGLDAEEFDTALIDGRHMLIVDADQAEGKAIGVTGTPTYVIGGERLDGGKSQEGLRERIEEITDRLLADQEQ
- a CDS encoding CGNR zinc finger domain-containing protein; translated protein: MLITHDTRCALDAVVDLVNTAPEDETTDGLADVTSLADFVRKHEISDVGVLSEHDLAAVRKVRGRFAGIFAADDPRTAAELINELVAAAGTTPRLTDHDGYDWHVHYFAPGASVADHLAADCGMALAFFVVAGEQERLRRCEAPDCRRAFVDLSRNRSRRYCDSRTCGNRLHVAAYRARRKEAAG
- a CDS encoding SsgA family sporulation/cell division regulator codes for the protein MNTTVSCELHLRLVVSSESSLPVPAGLRYDTADPYAVHATFHTGAEETVEWVFARDLLAEGLHRPTGTGDVRVWPSRSHGQGVVCIALSSPEGEALLEAPARALESFLKRTDAAVPPGTEHRHFDLDTELSHILAES
- a CDS encoding TIGR02611 family protein; the encoded protein is MNTGSDEPGKIATADDRMKGERELGSRAPEFIKARRVLHLSWQVGVFVVGLAVVVAGVIMLPLPGPGWLVIFGGMAIWATEFVWAQLVLRWTKRKVTEATQRALDPEVRRRNIILTTVGLVIITVLVGVYVWKFGIEMPWNIKE